In one Echinicola marina genomic region, the following are encoded:
- a CDS encoding HNH endonuclease, translating to MAYQSGGITIVGAFLDHIAPRRLFENLEYEEVNYQHLCSKCHSQKMALEARIDDKDEWLREFVDGRLKFICEGAKRLELLRFL from the coding sequence ATGGCATATCAAAGTGGTGGCATCACAATCGTTGGGGCTTTCCTTGATCACATTGCCCCAAGAAGACTGTTTGAAAATCTTGAATATGAAGAAGTAAACTATCAGCATTTATGTAGCAAATGCCATAGCCAAAAAATGGCTTTAGAAGCGAGGATTGATGATAAAGATGAGTGGTTAAGGGAATTTGTTGATGGTAGGTTAAAGTTTATTTGTGAAGGTGCTAAGAGGTTGGAGTTACTTAGATTCCTTTAA
- a CDS encoding type II toxin-antitoxin system TacA family antitoxin, with protein sequence MKVMEIVKKSRFEMRISDDDKSLIERASKIKGYSSLAGFVSEAAKKEASLIIEEHDRILASELDKKTFFNAILSDLEPNSRLKEAIKRYKEKQ encoded by the coding sequence ATGAAAGTTATGGAAATTGTAAAAAAATCTCGTTTTGAAATGAGAATTTCAGACGATGATAAATCGTTAATTGAAAGAGCTAGTAAAATAAAAGGATATTCTTCTTTGGCTGGTTTTGTTTCTGAAGCAGCAAAAAAGGAAGCTAGTCTAATTATTGAAGAGCATGATAGAATATTGGCATCAGAGTTAGATAAAAAAACTTTCTTTAATGCAATATTGTCAGATTTGGAACCTAATTCTAGATTGAAGGAAGCTATAAAAAGGTATAAAGAAAAACAATAA
- a CDS encoding GNAT family N-acetyltransferase: MENSEVVLLEKKHKRAEFECGKDLLDNYIRKQVNQDFKRGLAVCFVIVDEGNVVKGYYTLSSYSILQADIPEEFSKRLPNSYTNIPVTLLGRLAVDKSHIGKGHGEFLLIDALNRALSISKSSVASMAVVVDPIDEEAVKFYEKYGFIFLPDSGKMFLPMSTIEKAFV; the protein is encoded by the coding sequence ATGGAAAATTCGGAAGTTGTTCTGTTAGAAAAAAAGCATAAGAGAGCAGAATTTGAATGTGGTAAAGATTTATTAGATAATTATATTAGAAAGCAAGTAAACCAAGATTTTAAAAGGGGGCTTGCCGTTTGCTTTGTTATTGTTGATGAGGGAAATGTTGTAAAAGGTTATTATACATTATCAAGTTATAGTATTTTACAAGCGGATATCCCCGAAGAATTTTCTAAAAGACTTCCGAATTCATATACTAACATCCCTGTTACTTTATTGGGCCGACTTGCAGTCGACAAGAGTCACATAGGTAAAGGTCATGGAGAATTTTTGCTTATTGATGCGTTAAATAGAGCATTAAGTATTTCAAAATCATCCGTGGCATCAATGGCAGTTGTTGTTGATCCTATAGATGAAGAAGCCGTAAAGTTTTATGAAAAATATGGATTCATTTTTCTTCCTGATTCTGGCAAAATGTTTTTACCTATGTCAACCATTGAAAAGGCCTTTGTTTGA
- a CDS encoding SDR family oxidoreductase, translating into MPQSILVTGGTKGIGRELIKRFAREGFDVFTCSRHQNDLDQLREEIKNEFPNISLYTKQADLSIKEEVLSLATAVREKFIPDVLINNTGVFLPGAIHDEPDGNFELMMQTNLYSAYYLVREFTGAMIKRKSGHIFSMGSIAGLTAYANGGSYAISKWAMLGMTKCLRQELLPHGIKVTSIMPGATLTASWEGVDIPEERFMRASDVAESVWSAYNLSPQSVVEEIVIRPQLGDL; encoded by the coding sequence ATGCCCCAAAGCATTTTAGTGACAGGAGGAACCAAAGGGATTGGAAGAGAGTTGATTAAGCGGTTTGCCCGAGAAGGATTTGATGTTTTTACCTGTTCAAGACATCAAAATGATCTTGATCAGCTTCGAGAGGAAATAAAAAATGAATTCCCAAATATTAGTCTGTATACCAAGCAAGCAGATCTTTCCATCAAAGAGGAGGTCTTGTCATTGGCTACAGCGGTAAGGGAAAAGTTCATTCCGGATGTTCTTATTAATAATACTGGAGTGTTTTTACCTGGGGCCATTCATGATGAACCTGATGGTAATTTTGAATTGATGATGCAGACCAATTTGTATAGCGCCTATTATCTGGTCAGGGAATTCACTGGAGCTATGATAAAGAGAAAATCAGGGCATATTTTTTCTATGGGGTCTATAGCGGGATTGACTGCCTATGCCAATGGCGGAAGTTATGCCATATCTAAATGGGCCATGCTTGGGATGACCAAGTGCCTGCGACAGGAATTACTTCCCCACGGTATTAAAGTGACCTCTATAATGCCGGGGGCTACACTTACTGCCAGTTGGGAGGGAGTGGATATTCCTGAAGAGAGATTTATGAGAGCCAGTGATGTGGCAGAATCAGTTTGGTCGGCGTATAACCTTTCGCCCCAATCTGTTGTTGAAGAGATAGTGATCAGGCCTCAACTCGGGGATCTGTAA
- the ispG gene encoding (E)-4-hydroxy-3-methylbut-2-enyl-diphosphate synthase: protein MEVKETLANINYCDSLTQYSRRKTIPVKIGDVWVGGDNPIVVQSMTTKDTMDTEGSIEECIRMIKSGCELIRITAPSIKEAENLKNIKEGLARRGYYVPLVADIHFTPNAAEVAARIVEKVRINPGNYADKKKFEVIEYTDESYQEELDRIRERFLPLVRICKEHGTAMRIGTNHGSLSDRIMSRYGDTPLGMVESALEFLRICEEEKFFDIVISMKSSNTQVMVQAYRLLVQKLDEGGFKPYPLHLGVTEAGDGEDGRVKSAVGIGTLLEDGLGDTVRVSLTEDPEFEAPVARALIDRYAKRTGHGAIRDIDKYPIDPFEYKKRNSFEVYNFGGQNVPRVITDISKVDGITQKEMKKLGHFYLPELDKWKMNDLGCDFVYSGKQPISFMLPNGLKEIVDWSVWKELGDHENKFPAFSIAEFIEASAYHQELNFLRLKDIEVEKAIIALAGRKDVVVILHSDNKHNMPALRRAYIALINAGVALPVVTEVDYKEQDADQTMLYAATDVGGLLIDGLGDGVMLGLGEKKLEDRKDLLDTIKLHNSVSFGVLQAARTRMSKTEYISCPSCGRTLFDLQETTAMIRKRTDHLKGVKIGIMGCIVNGPGEMADADYGYVGSGKGKITLYKGKEVVKRSVPSENAVDELINIIREDGQWIEPEAVD, encoded by the coding sequence ATGGAAGTCAAAGAAACCTTAGCAAATATCAATTATTGTGACAGCCTAACCCAGTATTCTAGAAGGAAGACCATTCCGGTTAAAATCGGTGATGTATGGGTAGGAGGTGATAATCCAATTGTGGTGCAGTCCATGACCACCAAAGATACGATGGATACAGAAGGCTCTATAGAGGAGTGTATCCGGATGATAAAAAGTGGCTGTGAGCTGATTCGTATTACCGCACCAAGCATTAAGGAAGCTGAGAATCTTAAAAATATCAAAGAAGGCTTGGCTAGGCGAGGTTATTATGTACCGTTGGTTGCTGATATTCATTTTACTCCTAATGCCGCGGAGGTAGCCGCAAGGATAGTAGAAAAAGTTCGGATCAATCCAGGTAACTATGCCGACAAAAAGAAATTTGAGGTAATTGAGTATACAGATGAGAGTTATCAAGAGGAACTTGACCGTATTCGTGAGCGGTTTTTGCCATTAGTAAGGATTTGTAAGGAGCACGGTACGGCGATGCGGATAGGTACAAACCATGGGTCACTTTCTGATCGAATCATGAGTAGATATGGGGACACTCCGTTGGGGATGGTAGAATCGGCTTTGGAATTCCTCAGGATTTGTGAAGAGGAAAAATTCTTTGATATTGTGATTTCCATGAAGTCTTCCAATACGCAGGTAATGGTTCAGGCTTATCGCTTATTGGTTCAGAAGCTTGATGAAGGAGGTTTTAAACCTTATCCACTTCATTTAGGTGTCACGGAGGCTGGAGATGGAGAAGATGGTAGGGTTAAATCCGCTGTTGGGATTGGGACTCTATTGGAAGATGGTTTAGGAGATACTGTGAGGGTTTCCTTGACTGAAGATCCCGAATTCGAAGCACCAGTAGCCAGGGCATTGATAGATAGATATGCCAAACGAACAGGGCATGGAGCTATAAGGGACATCGATAAATACCCGATCGATCCATTTGAATACAAAAAGAGAAACAGTTTTGAGGTGTATAATTTTGGAGGTCAGAATGTACCAAGGGTGATTACGGATATTTCCAAGGTGGATGGTATCACCCAAAAGGAAATGAAAAAACTGGGGCATTTTTATTTGCCTGAATTGGACAAATGGAAGATGAATGACCTTGGATGCGACTTTGTGTATTCTGGTAAGCAGCCGATTTCATTTATGTTGCCCAATGGGCTAAAAGAAATTGTAGATTGGTCTGTTTGGAAAGAACTTGGTGATCATGAAAATAAGTTTCCTGCTTTTTCTATTGCCGAATTTATTGAAGCTTCAGCCTACCATCAGGAGCTGAATTTCCTGAGGTTAAAAGATATTGAAGTAGAGAAAGCCATTATAGCCTTGGCAGGAAGAAAGGATGTAGTGGTCATCCTCCATAGTGACAATAAGCACAATATGCCGGCGCTAAGAAGGGCTTATATTGCCCTGATCAATGCTGGAGTGGCTCTGCCAGTGGTGACTGAGGTGGACTATAAAGAACAGGATGCTGACCAAACCATGCTTTACGCAGCCACTGACGTTGGCGGTTTGCTAATAGATGGATTAGGAGATGGAGTGATGCTTGGATTGGGAGAGAAGAAATTGGAAGATCGTAAAGATTTGTTGGATACAATCAAGCTTCATAATTCAGTTAGTTTCGGCGTCCTCCAAGCAGCTAGGACCAGGATGTCCAAGACAGAATATATTTCCTGTCCTTCCTGTGGTAGGACCCTTTTTGATCTACAGGAAACCACAGCCATGATCAGAAAACGTACAGATCATCTAAAAGGAGTTAAAATAGGTATTATGGGCTGTATTGTAAATGGTCCTGGGGAGATGGCAGATGCAGATTACGGTTATGTGGGGTCAGGAAAAGGTAAAATAACCCTTTATAAGGGCAAGGAAGTGGTGAAGCGTTCTGTTCCATCAGAAAATGCTGTTGATGAATTGATCAATATAATTAGAGAAGATGGCCAATGGATAGAACCGGAAGCTGTAGATTGA
- a CDS encoding DUF6728 family protein → MADNKLKAFFQLGEVGNYFIRVFKKTDPSQKSNLNLRMMHGINRISILIFLAALIFWIVKRFM, encoded by the coding sequence ATGGCCGATAATAAGTTAAAAGCGTTTTTTCAATTAGGAGAGGTTGGAAATTACTTTATCAGGGTTTTTAAGAAGACTGATCCCAGTCAAAAGAGTAATTTAAACCTGCGCATGATGCATGGAATTAACAGAATTTCCATACTGATATTTTTGGCAGCATTGATCTTCTGGATTGTCAAAAGGTTTATGTAA
- a CDS encoding MmcQ/YjbR family DNA-binding protein, whose translation MDIVFFRDYCLAKPGVTEDTPFGPDALCFKVGGKIFAITDISLFESVNLKCDPERAVELREQYYGIIPGFHMNKKHWNTVSSKGDVPDSLILELVDHSYNLIFKGLPKKLQNEISS comes from the coding sequence ATGGACATAGTTTTTTTTAGAGATTATTGCTTGGCAAAACCAGGAGTAACAGAAGATACTCCTTTTGGCCCAGATGCACTTTGTTTTAAAGTGGGAGGGAAGATTTTTGCCATTACAGATATATCACTTTTTGAAAGTGTAAACCTAAAATGTGATCCAGAGAGGGCAGTGGAGTTGCGAGAGCAGTACTATGGGATTATTCCTGGTTTTCATATGAATAAGAAACATTGGAATACCGTGTCTAGTAAGGGGGATGTGCCAGATTCTTTGATTTTAGAATTGGTTGACCATTCGTATAATTTGATATTTAAGGGGCTTCCTAAAAAGCTCCAAAACGAAATTTCCTCATGA
- a CDS encoding ABC transporter ATP-binding protein, whose protein sequence is MSFLKVSQISKHYDEENIALQEFSLQVHKGGVVSMVGESGSGKSSLLRIIAGLEVQNSGVVHLGGQKILNPKEKLVPGYDEIQLIHQEYKLYPNSSVEENIARPLLLYNKDYQRERVEQLLDLLSLQAHRDKKPRQLSGGQQQKVAIGRALSIEPEVLLLDEPFSSLDAIQKRELIEELKLIFEELDVTVIFVTHDVDDALLMSEELMIIQKGKLSQQGNVRDIFRKPVNEYVAKLFGNLNEIPGEEKTYIRPSDLIVNDKNGVKAKVEKQQYLIHYNLLTVGLKEGNLKWKVEDTARKFQVGDEIQLDYDPLKLIRFDK, encoded by the coding sequence ATGAGTTTTCTTAAGGTCAGTCAAATTAGCAAACATTATGATGAGGAGAATATTGCTCTTCAAGAGTTTAGTTTGCAAGTTCATAAAGGCGGGGTTGTTTCTATGGTTGGTGAAAGTGGCTCCGGGAAAAGCTCTTTATTGAGGATTATTGCTGGTTTGGAAGTTCAAAATTCCGGAGTGGTTCATTTGGGTGGCCAGAAGATATTGAATCCCAAAGAAAAGTTGGTCCCCGGTTATGATGAGATTCAGTTGATTCATCAGGAGTATAAATTGTATCCAAATTCCTCTGTGGAGGAGAATATAGCGAGGCCTTTATTATTATACAATAAGGACTATCAAAGGGAAAGGGTGGAGCAATTACTTGATTTACTTTCCCTGCAAGCGCATAGGGACAAGAAGCCAAGGCAGCTTTCAGGTGGGCAGCAGCAAAAAGTAGCGATCGGTAGGGCGCTTAGTATTGAACCGGAAGTACTTCTTTTGGATGAGCCATTCAGTAGCCTTGATGCTATTCAGAAGCGTGAACTGATAGAAGAGTTGAAGCTGATTTTTGAAGAGTTAGATGTGACGGTCATCTTTGTGACCCATGATGTGGATGATGCTTTACTGATGAGCGAGGAGTTGATGATTATTCAGAAGGGAAAGCTCAGCCAGCAGGGGAATGTTAGGGATATTTTTAGAAAACCTGTGAATGAGTACGTGGCCAAGCTTTTTGGTAACCTTAATGAAATTCCAGGAGAGGAAAAAACTTATATACGCCCATCAGATTTAATTGTTAATGATAAGAATGGTGTGAAGGCAAAAGTGGAAAAGCAGCAATACCTGATTCATTATAATTTGTTGACAGTGGGGCTAAAAGAAGGAAATCTGAAATGGAAAGTGGAGGATACTGCGAGGAAATTCCAAGTAGGAGATGAGATCCAATTAGACTATGATCCATTGAAGCTGATCCGCTTTGATAAATGA
- a CDS encoding FKBP-type peptidyl-prolyl cis-trans isomerase, whose protein sequence is MEISNNKVVGLTYELKVSKADEESAPFSVEVRDQEDPFYFIFGNSGLPEKFESYLVDKNEGDHFNFVLEVNEAYGEADDELIVDIAKAQLTEERGFKPEMLQEGNFLPLVDEEGYPMQAKVLKDLGEDLLLDFNHPLVDFKLHFDGEVLEVRDASPEELAHGHVHGEHGHQH, encoded by the coding sequence ATGGAAATATCCAACAATAAAGTAGTAGGGCTAACGTACGAATTAAAAGTAAGCAAAGCAGATGAGGAGTCAGCTCCTTTCAGCGTAGAGGTGAGGGACCAAGAAGACCCTTTCTATTTCATATTTGGAAATAGTGGTTTACCGGAAAAATTTGAATCATACCTTGTAGACAAAAATGAGGGGGATCACTTTAATTTTGTTCTTGAAGTAAATGAAGCTTATGGTGAAGCTGATGACGAATTAATCGTTGATATTGCCAAAGCCCAATTAACAGAAGAAAGAGGCTTTAAGCCGGAAATGCTCCAAGAAGGCAACTTTCTGCCACTTGTAGATGAAGAAGGCTATCCTATGCAGGCAAAGGTACTTAAAGACCTTGGAGAGGATTTATTATTGGATTTTAACCATCCATTAGTGGACTTCAAACTACATTTTGATGGCGAAGTATTGGAAGTAAGAGATGCTTCTCCTGAAGAACTGGCACATGGACATGTACATGGAGAACACGGTCACCAACATTGA